ACTGAATTTAGCAAATATGCAAATCATCAGAATGATGGATATCTTAATAATTGGAAAAGACGGAATGATGTTCCTGAAATTAGTAATAGCCATAAAATTTTCGAAAAATTAAGTAATAAGTCTATTGAATATGCCACTGAAGAAATAATTATAAACTTAGGAATAGATCCAAAAAAGTTTGATCTAAGCATTATAGTTTATTCCATAAAGGGTAATTCAGAACCTATAAAATTACCTCATACTATTCCAGCCGTTAAAATATGTGTATACTTTGATGATATTTTTAAAAATAAGTATATCCTAAATATGGAAAATGATGAAGAACAAATTGATGATTTAAAACATGGTCAAAATAGAAAAGAAATACTAACCTTGATAAATTATAGAATTTAACATTATAATTTGATTTAATCTTTCAATTAAAAAAGGAAGCAGTTTCCTACTTCCTTTTATCTAATCTGTTGATTTCAGAACTATTCCTTTACTTCAAGATCGTCTCCAGCGATGTCTTTCCAGCTATAGTATTGAAATACTTTTCCTTCGGACATAGCTACAAACAAACCCCCTTTAAACTTGTCGTTGAGCGTAACACTGGTTACATCTGAGCCATCACTCTCGACAGTTGAAACAGGTATTACCTTTAAGAGTGGATGTTTGTTCGGGTCTTCTGCGGTTCCTTCCCTTGGGAAAATATGAAACTCGTTAGACTGCTGATCGGAAACCAAAATGTAACCTCGCTTATCGTCTAGCTCATAAATGCTAATTCCTTCGTGATCATCTTGAAAACCTTCTGTAGCAAACAGCGCCAATTCACGATTACTGCTATCTGGATGCGCAAAGTATTTTCTCACACCCAAACCTTCATCTGAGTAATATACATAACCCAGTTTATCGTCTACAGCAATGGATTCAATCTCTTTTAATCCACTGAAAGCACCAAACTTTCGTACAAGCTCACCTCTTACAGAGTCTTGCTTCACCATCAGTTTGTATTGCCACAAATAGGTGCTGTCTGTCGGGCCTACTTTTCTACCAACTATGGCATAAATATCCTTTTTAGCTGGGTCTTTATACAAACCGATACCCATTAGGTCGCGATATTCTGAATTAGTGGTATCTTTCTCACCCTCAAAAGCATTTATACTACCAATCAGAGTCATCTCCGGAACTGAATAAATCAAGAGTCTGTGAGTTAATCGCTCTGTAGTAACAGCTATATCAACCTGTTTGCCTTTGTAGTTAAATCCGTACTCCAAATCTACATTATTCGGTCGGTGCAGATTTTTAACCACTTTGTCTTGAATAATTTTACCTTCTAAATCGTACACGTACAAACCGCCATCTTCATCTTTGTCTGTACCAATAATCAAACTTTTAGAAAGATCATCTTTGTTAATCCAAATACAAGGATCGTCTGTATCGTATTTAGTTGGCTCTGTGGTTACTACTGGTTGTAAAGACATTACTGGTAACGATGCCAAAGTATCTAGCAGTTCTTCTGTATCGGTCGTTTCTCCGATTTCCTCTGCCCCTTTTTTAGACATGCAGCTTACTGCCAGTATGGTTATAAGTAGTAATAAATTAACTTTTATATTCATGTTATCTTCTTTATTGAATTGCTTGTTTTAATAGTATTATTCTGTTAGTCCATAATTATAAAATCAATTCAGGCTAAACATGTTTATACTTTTTTTACATCCTATATTTTGATATTGCTTACTTCGATAGTACTAGTGTAATTTCATCTGTACTTTCATCGTCGTACTCCCCTTCTAAAGTAATGGTTAACTGATCTCCATCGACGGTAAATTCTCCTGCATATTCGTACTCTTCAACACTCTCATCATCCATCTCAATTTCACCTACAAATACTGCTTCGCCAGTAAGTGCATCGTCTTCGAGTTCATCGTATTCCATCTCCAATTCTATCTCAATATTCTCCATTTCACTCTCATCGCATTCCTCAACCAGTTCTTCTTCTACCAAAACTACCAGTACAGAAAGTTCTTCGTACTTAAACTCAATCACGATTTCGTCTACATCGGGTGCATCTAGTTCTGCTATATCTCCATCAACCAAGCCAAAGAGATTTTTAAAATTTTCGAACTGCTCAGCATTTTCTATATCCAAAGTCCACTCTCCGTAAATGCCTTCATCATCCAATATTTCATATTCAAACTCAAGATCAGTATTTACTTTTACTGCTTCTTCGCTACTTTCTACGCCTGTAAGTTGGAATACAAAACCTCTTCCGTCTACATTAAAAACATCGTCGTCAAACAAGTCTTCGGTCAATTCAAACTCGATTTCAATCTCTTCTACATTACTTGGAAAAGTAACACTACCTTCGCCAGTATTCGGGTTAAAAGTTAGATTGAGGTCTTCGTCTAAGTCTTCTGAAGTGGTACAATCATCGATTTCGTAGAAAGCCACCCAATCGAGAAAGTAAGTAGATAGATCAGAAAAACCTGCTGGATCTTTAATAATGAAGTTAACAGTTACATCACTTTCGAGTGGAATAATTAGACCTCCTAGCTCTTCGCCAGTTGGGTCTATTCTGTCTAACAAAGTCAATTTAATACCTACTTTGTCACCATCTTCTACATCGCCATCTCCTTCATCATCTGGAAAAATCACTTGTGGATATTCATCTGTAGAAAGTGGTTCTACCAAATCTTCATCTCTTTTAGAACAGGTAGCAAGCATTGCTATGCTAAGCAATAGCAATACACTGTTTTTTAATATTTTCATCTGTTGATTATTTTAATTTGAAGTTTGATAAATCTGCCTTAATACCGAATCTAGACCAGCTCTTGTAAAATTCACGCTGAATTACTGTGTTCTCATCTCCCTGATAAGCTTCGAAAGGCTGGTTTGTGAGATTTAAAAATTCTACAAAAACAGTTAAACGGTTTGTTACAAAGTAGCTCGCACTTAAATCTACTTGCAGCCTGTCGTTGATAAAGATGTCTTCTTCTGGAATTCCGCCAACTTCGTCTAGATACTCACCATTAAAGTTTAATGAACCTCTAATGTTAAATTTGTTAGATTGGAAAGCCAATGAAACATTACCAATGTGTTTTGCTTGTCCCGGTAGCTTGATAGATTCTGTGATGTTAGTGCCTTCGTCTTCCTCATTACGGCTCTGAATTTTTGAGTCTGAATGTGTGAAGGTATAATTCAAATACAAGCTCAAATTCTTTAATACTCCCGGTAAGAAATCTAGTTTATGCTGGAAACCCGCTTCGAAACCAAGTAAGTCTGCACTTTCGCCATTTTGAGATTGTGTTACTCTTAAACCTGTGGCTATTGGTGTTCCTGTTGCCGGATATTGGCTATTAAACATCACTTGCGGATAAATAAAATCGTCTAGCTTTTTGTAGAAAACACCACCAGAAATAACACCCACATTAGAGAAGTAATGCTCTGCCAATAAGTCTAAGTTAATGGCTTTTACAGGAGCTAAATCTGGGTTACCAATGGTAACTTCTCTATCTTCGATATTAGCTTCTTGAGATGGAACAATATCGTTAAAGTTTGGTCTAGAATAAGAGTAGGTTGCTGCTGCACGGATGTTTGTATTATTATCCACCGCGTATTTAGCACTAATTTGCGGTAGAATCATTCCGTAATCAGATGTTCCTTCAATTGGGCGAATCTCATCCAAATCGCCATCAGCACCAATTACTACATCTTTAGACTGATAATCTACTTTGGTATATTCGTAACGAACACCACCAATTAACATCAATTTGCTAAACTGTTGTTTCGCCATTAAATAACCAGCATACACATTTTCAGTTGCTTCGTAAGATTCTAATGCTTCGTCTATGGCTTTATCTTCGATTTGTAATTCGAATTGCTCAGGATTTTCGTTGAAGTAAGAAATCAATTTAGTTACATCAAGTGCGGTGTTTAACTGATACTCACCATCTAAAAAGTTGTCGTCTAATAAACCACCTTCAAAAGCATCTAGGTTTGGTACGCCACCCAAGTTTTCATACTTGTTTTGCACAATGGTGTAACTCTTATCTTTCAATCTCACTTTAGAACCAAACTTCAACAAACCTTGGCTTCCATTAATCTTATAAGGTATTCCAATATTAAATTTTGCAGTAATATTTCTGTCTTCTGCCAGCGTATTTCCCATTTCCAATTCGTCGAATTCATACTCGCTGTTGTCTAGGTAATTCTCTGCGGTAAAAGTTGGATATTCTGTACTTGAAAAATTGAGCGTACTTGGAATACCTGCAATAAAAGTTGCTTCATTATCGTATGGCGTATCTTGCTCACCATAAGAATATTGAACTTCATAATCTAACTGAATTTTATCTGAGAAATGCTCTCCACCCACATTCACTGTAAAGATAGATTGCTCTTCGAAACGGTCTTTGGTTGATCTTTCAATCTCATCATCTTCTGGAACAAAAATGTATCTTCTTCTCCACTCTCTGTCAGTAAACTGGCTGTAAATTGTACGCACATAAAGCTTGCTATTTTGCCCAAGCATATAATCAATCGTGCTACTCAAGCCCGATCTAGTTCTGGTAAGTTCGTAATCTCTTAGCTCTAATTCATTATCAAATGGCTCGCGCTCCCAGTTATCACTACCCAAATTATTGTTGTAATAGTTAGCGTTGATCATCACACCTAATCGCTCCTCTTTGCCAAATCGTTGCCCGTATTGAATGGCTCCATTAGAGTTTAACTCTCCCATTAAGTTGTTGTAACCACCAGCTAACGACACATTCAATTCCGCATCAGAAGAAGTAGCTGTTTTGGTAATCAGGTTTACCGAGCCTCCAATGGCATCGCCATCCATATCTGGAGTCAATGTTTTAGAAATTTCCATTGAAGATAATTGTGATGATGACATTACATCTAATGCTACAAAGCGCACATC
This genomic window from Chondrinema litorale contains:
- a CDS encoding phytase, which encodes MNIKVNLLLLITILAVSCMSKKGAEEIGETTDTEELLDTLASLPVMSLQPVVTTEPTKYDTDDPCIWINKDDLSKSLIIGTDKDEDGGLYVYDLEGKIIQDKVVKNLHRPNNVDLEYGFNYKGKQVDIAVTTERLTHRLLIYSVPEMTLIGSINAFEGEKDTTNSEYRDLMGIGLYKDPAKKDIYAIVGRKVGPTDSTYLWQYKLMVKQDSVRGELVRKFGAFSGLKEIESIAVDDKLGYVYYSDEGLGVRKYFAHPDSSNRELALFATEGFQDDHEGISIYELDDKRGYILVSDQQSNEFHIFPREGTAEDPNKHPLLKVIPVSTVESDGSDVTSVTLNDKFKGGLFVAMSEGKVFQYYSWKDIAGDDLEVKE
- a CDS encoding TonB-dependent receptor codes for the protein MKIRFLLNIALIFLANYSFAQELGIVKGRITDGTSNEILPYVYMRVDGSTTAGTSNLEGLYALRVPAQKEVAITFHYLGYRDTTITFNVNASQTVVQDINMNADGTFLEEVLVKGQLQGQANALNNQKNADNIKNVVSSEQIGRFPDQNTAEALQRVNGVNIQRDQGEGRYVLVRGLAPQFTNVNINGEQIPSPEADVRFVALDVMSSSQLSSMEISKTLTPDMDGDAIGGSVNLITKTATSSDAELNVSLAGGYNNLMGELNSNGAIQYGQRFGKEERLGVMINANYYNNNLGSDNWEREPFDNELELRDYELTRTRSGLSSTIDYMLGQNSKLYVRTIYSQFTDREWRRRYIFVPEDDEIERSTKDRFEEQSIFTVNVGGEHFSDKIQLDYEVQYSYGEQDTPYDNEATFIAGIPSTLNFSSTEYPTFTAENYLDNSEYEFDELEMGNTLAEDRNITAKFNIGIPYKINGSQGLLKFGSKVRLKDKSYTIVQNKYENLGGVPNLDAFEGGLLDDNFLDGEYQLNTALDVTKLISYFNENPEQFELQIEDKAIDEALESYEATENVYAGYLMAKQQFSKLMLIGGVRYEYTKVDYQSKDVVIGADGDLDEIRPIEGTSDYGMILPQISAKYAVDNNTNIRAAATYSYSRPNFNDIVPSQEANIEDREVTIGNPDLAPVKAINLDLLAEHYFSNVGVISGGVFYKKLDDFIYPQVMFNSQYPATGTPIATGLRVTQSQNGESADLLGFEAGFQHKLDFLPGVLKNLSLYLNYTFTHSDSKIQSRNEEDEGTNITESIKLPGQAKHIGNVSLAFQSNKFNIRGSLNFNGEYLDEVGGIPEEDIFINDRLQVDLSASYFVTNRLTVFVEFLNLTNQPFEAYQGDENTVIQREFYKSWSRFGIKADLSNFKLK